The following coding sequences are from one Vicugna pacos chromosome 19, VicPac4, whole genome shotgun sequence window:
- the SNX5 gene encoding sorting nexin-5, producing the protein MAAVPELLQQQEEDCGKLRSVSVDLNVDPALQIDIPDALSERDKVKFTVHTKTTLPTFQSPEFSVTRQHEDFVWLHDTLIETADYAGLIIPPAPTKPDFDGPREKMQKLGEGEGSMTKEEFAKMKQELEAEYLAVFKKTVSSHEVFLQRLSSHPVLSKDRNFHVFLEYDQDLSVRRKNTKEMFGGFFKSVVKSADEVLLSGVKEVDDFFEQEKNFLINYYNRIKDSCGKADRMTRSHKNVADDYIHTAACLHSLALEEPTVIKKYLLKVAELFEKLRKVESRVSSDEDLKLTELLRYYMLNIEAAKDLLYRRTKALTDYENSNKALDKARLKSKDVKLAEAHQQECCQKFEQLSESAKEELISFKRKRVAAFRKNLIEMSELEIKHARNSVSLLQSCIDLFKNN; encoded by the exons ATGGCTGCGGTTCCCGAGTTgctgcagcagcaggaggaggactGCGGCAAG CTGAGATCTGTATCAGTGGACCTGAATGTTGACCCCGCGCTTCAGATTGACATACCTGATGCACTCAGTGAGAGAGACAAAGTCAAATTTACAGTGCACACCAAG ACCACGCTCCCCACGTTTCAGAGCCCAGAGTTTTCTGTCACACGGCAACATGAAGACTTCGTGTGGCTACATGACACTCTTATTGAAACTGCAGACTACGCCGGGCTTATT ATTCCGCCTGCGCCCACGAAGCCTGACTTTGATGGCCCTCGAGAAAAGATGCAGAAACTGGGAGAGGGCGAAGGGTCTATGACCAAAGAAGAATTTGCCAAGATGAAGCAAGAGCTGGAAGC TGAGTATCTCGCTGTCTTTAAGAAGACTGTCTCTTCCCACGAAGTCTTTCTTCAGCGGCTCTCCTCTCACCCTGTTCTCAGTAAAGATCGCAACTTTCATGTTTTCCTGGAATATGATCAAGAT CTGAGTGTTAGGCGGAAGAATACCAAAGAGATGTTTGGTGGCTTTTTCAAAAGTGTGGTGAAGAGTGCTGATGAGGTCCTCTTGTCCGGAGTGAAG gAGGTAGATGACTTCTTTGAGCAAGAGAAGAATTTCCTCATTAACTATTATAATAGGATCAAGGATTCATGTGGGAAGGCTGACAGGATGACCAGATCTCACAAAA ATGTCGCGGATGATTACATCCACACCGCAGCCTGCCTGCACAGCCTGGCTCTAGAGGAGCCCACAGTCATCAAGAA GTACCTATTGAAGGTTGCCGAGCTATTTGAAAAACTTAGG AAAGTAGAGAGTCGAGTCTCCTCGGACGAGGACTTAAAGCTGACGGAGCTCCTCCGATACTACATGCTCAACATAGAGGCCGCTAAG GATCTCTTATACAGACGCACCAAAGCCCTCACTGACTACGAGAACTCAAACAAAGCCTTGGATAAGGCCCGGTTAAAAAGCAAAGACGTCAAGTTGGCTGAAGCACACCAGCAGGAGTGCTGCCAGAAGTTTGAACAGCTTTCTGAGTCTGCGAAAGAAG AGCTAATCAGTTTCAAACGAAAGAGAGTGGCAGCATTTAGAAAGAATCTAATTGAAATGTCTGAACTGGAAATAAAGCATGCCAGG AACAGTGTCTCCCTCTTGCAGAGCTGCATTGACTTGTTCAAGAACAACTGA